The genomic region CTGCTGTGGCTGGTGCTTTGCCTCACCTTCGTAGGGGGAGAATGGTTTTATCGCACCGCCGTCGGCCTGGGGCGCAGCACCCGCGCCTGGTATGTTGGCCTCAGCGAAAAAGATTCCAGCACCGAGCCTCAGTCGATCACCTCTACCGGGCAGGCGCTCCTGGGTACGGTGCAGTCCAGCACTTCCTACCTGCTGGCCCAGGCCCGCCAGCAGTTGGGTATCCCAGAGCCAGAGCCTCAGCCCCCCACGCCCCCTGCGCCGTCGCCGCCGGTAACCCCCCCCTTCCCCACCCCCGCCGAACCGCCGTCTCCGGCGGAGCCGCCAACCCCCAGCGGCCCCCCAGCGCCAGCGGAACCCCCAGCCCCCGCTGAACCGCCGTCTCCAGTGGCAACCGTGAGCGCTGAGCTTGACGATGAGGATGACTTGGCCTAAGAGCTGCAACCCTCTCGTCGGCAACCGCACCCGGCTTAGGCGGCACCTGCCAAACGGTCGTTCCCAAACAGGATTCCGAGCAGTGGATATCCCTGCAGCCGTGGTGACTGGCGTCGCTGCGGCTTTGCGATAGCCATGGTCACCTGGGTTAAGACACTCAGCAGCCTTAGAAACGTTTGAGCGTTCAAACGCCTCCCCACACCGGCCCAGCCTGGTGCAGCCTGGCCAAAAACCGGCGTGGGGGCTGGTTTAACCCCCACCGCCAGGGCTGGGCCAAAGGTTTGGTTTTGAGAAATTCCTCTGAAACTAGGACAACTTAGCCCCTTTCATGCATCATAGGGAATCAAGTGTACCGATCGCCGTTTTGACAGGTGCCTAAGGGGGCAGGAGGGTTTGTGTTAGTTCAGTGGATGCATTCGATCGCCGACAGCATCCAAACCTTTTCTGCTCGGAGTGAGGCTGTTGATGTCGCCGAGCGATCGCGCCATCAACAGCCAGGCAGATCTGTCCCCCCTTGCCCCTGCTAGAGACACTATTTCCTCCGCTACCAGATCGAAGTGAGCTATGAGCATTAAACCTGGCAGCAAGTACTATCGACTCTTTGAGCACTTGCAGCGCTGCAATCAATCGGTAATCACCCTGACCTTTGCTGAAGTTGAAGCTGTGCTAAATCGCCCACTGCCCGCCTCAGCCAGGGTCAAAAAGAACTGGTGGAGCAATCGCGACAGTGCCAGTGCCCTGCAGGCGATCGCTTGGGTTAGCGCAGGGTATCAGGTCCAGTCAGTCGATCTGGCTCAGCAAGAGGTCACCTTTCAGACCTTTCAAGCGGCCTACAACGTTCCGCGTAAAGATGGCGAAATCGAATGGACTAGCAGGGCGATCAAAGCGCTGAGGGCCTACAAAGGCCTAAACCAGGAGCAGTTCGCCAGTGAGTTGGGAGTTCGACGTGAAACCGTCAGCGAATGGGAAAACAGCAAGTACGAACCCGATCGCTCAAAGCGCAAGCTGCTAGCCATGATCGCTAAACAGGCCAACTTCGGCAATTTGGAGACAAATTCGTAAATCCTGTTGACTTTTTGTTGGGCAGTCACACATAATACCCTCAGCCACAGATGACTCTGGCGGGTGGTGTTCAGCCGCTACAGGGTTGAACTGACCATCTCCAAACCTGTCCTTAAGCCCTTAAAACCATGGTTAACCAAACCCCTCGGGAAGGCAACCTTCCCGACACGTTTACGCTGCCCAGCTACCAGCCCAATCGCCTCACCCACATTTTGGTCGGCGACTATGCTGCCGTCCTTGAGGCCATCAACCGTATGGAAGTGCTGCGGTACTGCGCCAGAGTCGCCTGGATCGAACCCATGCCCACCGGGCGCAGCGGCGAATATATCAGCGTGATGACCCGCCGTCTCAACCCCTTGGGAGAGTGAGCATTTTGAGCAGTGCAACCGAGGAACTTCACTCCCATGGATGCCGCCAAAGCAGCCCGTCTCAAAGCCCTGACCCAGGAGCTAGCCGCACTGCTCTACGAGGAGACTGCCCCCAAAGGACGTCAAGACTTTGGAAGGAGTTGAGAACGCCGTGCGGAGGCATCTGCTCGACCATACCGGCCCAGAACTCGGTCATTGGTCAAGCAAATTGGACGTCGAATCGAGACTGCGGGGGGCTCACCGGGACGAAGATATATTGCACTGAATGGGATAGTTAGGACAGCTTCCCTGAAAACGTTCGAACGTTCAAACGTTTCTGAGGGTTCTGATTGTCCTAACCTAGGTGACCAGGGCTATAGCTGTAGCCAGTCTGGTTAGGACAATTTCCCTAGGAGCGTTCAAACGCTTGAACGTTCCTAGGGTTACTGAATGGCTCAACCCAATTGACTATGGCTAGAACGTGCCACAAGTAGCTGCGACAGCCATGGGCCTTTACCTCCAGTCACCTAGAGGTAAAGGCCCATGGTCGGGTCAAAACCCTGCGTGTTAGAAGGCGGCCTAGACCTTGCTCAACAGTTCTGCACTGTTGGGGGCGATCGCCGCCGGAGCCCGATTAATTCCCGGCAGCAGATTTTCAACGAGGGTGTGGCTCTCCTCTAGCAGATAGCTCAAAAAGGCCTGAGAGACCACCGAGAGCTGCTTGCCCGCCAGGTGGGCCACATACCAGTGGCGATCGATGGGGAAGTGATCGACATCGAGAATGGCAAACTCCCCCTTTGTGCCCTCAGAGATAATCGTGTGCAGCGAGAGCACCGAGATGCCCAGGCCCCCGGCGATCGCCTGTTTGATCGCCTCGTTGCTGCCCAACTCCAGCCGCACTCGGACATCAATATCGTGCTCGGCAAACAGCTTTTGCACCGCGTAGCGGGTGCCTGAGCCTGGCTCACGCATAATAAACTGCTCGCCGTTGAGGACGCTGATGGGCGATCGCGGTTTGCCCACCAGGGGGTGATCCTGCGGCCCCAGCACCACCAGCGGGTTTTCGAGAAAAGGGTAGATCTTGAGATCGGGCTGCTCGGGGGGCGTGCTGATGATGTAGAGGTCATCGTCGTTGTTGGTCATGCGCTCTTGAATCTGCTGGTGGTTCGTCACCTTCAGCGAGATATCGATACCGGGAAAGCGCTGGCAAAACGGCCCCAGCAGCCGGGGTACAAAGTATTTAGCCGTGGTGATTACCGCCAGGCGCAGCTGGCCCTGCTTCAGGCCTTTGAGATCTGAGACAGCCATCTCAAACTGGTCGAGGCCGTCAAAAATTTCCTGGCAGGTCTCCAGCAGCTTTTGCCCCGCCTGGGTGAGGTAGAGGCGCTTGCCAATCTGCTCAAACAGCGGCAGCCCCACCGCCTTAGTCAGCTGCTTCACCTGAATCGACACCGTTGGCTGGGTTAGATAGAGTTCTTCAGCGGCGCGGGTAAAGCTGCCGTGGCGGGCCGTTGCTTCAAAAACCTTGAGCTGGTGCAGTGTAGCGTGAATCACCGGAGAACCTCCCCCTCGCACTGGAGCGTTAGATAGAGTGAATTCTATCAAATTCACATCGCTTCTGTGGTTTTTTCTATGAGTGCAAGGGACATTGGGATCAGGAGATTTCCCGGAGAGTAGATGTCACCGTAGTCAGTCTGGTAACGTTCCAACGTTCAGGGTGAAGTTCCTGTGCCGAGGGGGAGCCTAACCGCCTGTCTTAATCGTGTCGATTTTCCGCACAAACAGGTCAGAGAAGATGGTGATTACTCGCCTGGGGCGGGTTTTGATGTTGGCGCTCAGCGACATGCCCGATTGCAGCTTCACAGGCTGTCCGTCGATGGCAATCAGCTGATCGCTGAGGGTGATCTCTGCCGGAAAGCGAAAGTTGGGGTTGATCTGGTCCGGGGGCAGCGCGTCGGAGCCAATCTGGGTCAGGGTGCCCTTGACATCGCCAAACTCGCTGTAGGGGAAGGAGTCGATGCGCACGTCCACATTCATGCCCTCGCGCACAAAGCCAATGTCGCGGTTGGTGATAAACACCCGCGCCACCAGGGCGTCGCTGGGCACAATTTCGAGAATTGGCTCGGTGGAGTTGGCTACGTAGCCCGCCTGGTTGGCCTTGAGGTTAAACACCGTGCCGCTCACCGGAGCCCGCAATTCCTGATAGGTGAGGGTTTGCTGGAGCTGGGCAATTTGGCTGTCGAGCTCTTGCAGGCGGTTGTCGTTTTCGAGCACCGTTTTGGTCAGCTGGCTGTCGATGGTGGCGATCTGGTTGTCGTTGGCGGCGATGCGCTGCTGCAACTCGTCCTGGGAGGCGATGGAGGTATTGCGCAGCTGCTCTTGCGCCTGGGTGATGCCGAGGCCCAGCCGCTGGGCTTCCTCCACCAGGCGGTTGACCTCGGTCTGGCGGTTGTTGACCTCCTGCTCCTGCTGGAGGTATTGAATTTCGCCAATGCCCCCCGCCTCGTACAGCGGCTGAATGCGCTCGAGAATATTTTGATTGACCCGCAGGGCATCGCGGGCGTTGGTCAGCTGGGCTTCGGTTTGGGTGAGCTGGCGGCGCAGCTGATCAACTTCCAGGTTGGCAATGCTGAGGCGCGAGTTGAGTTCGGCGGTGGCGGCCCGCAGGCGATCGCGCTGGGCTACAGGCAGGCTCTCTCCCGTCGCATCCCCGGCCAGCTGAGCCCGGTAGAGGGCGTTTTCGGCCACCAGAGCGGCGCGGTTGCTGGTCAGCTGCACCAGGCCAGGGGCAATGTCCACCGGGGCACTGGCTTCAATTTGGTTGGCTAGCTGCGATCGGTAGTAGGCATTTTCTTCCCGCACCCGGGTGCGAATGGTCTCCAGCGAGGTGAGCTGGGCCTGGGTGGTTTCGGGGTCAAACCGCAGCAGCGGGTCGCCCGCCTCCACCGCCTGCCCTTCGCTCACCAGCACCGCCTGCACCACGCCCCCCACCGGAGCCTGCACCGGCTGCACCATGCCCTTGGGTTCTAGCTTGCCCTGGGCCGGGATGGCCTCCTCAAATTTGGCCAGGCAGGCCCAGGCCAGGGTAAAGGTCGTGACGCCCACCAGGCTCCACACCACCGCCCGCGACCAGCGGGGCGACTGACGCAGAATGACCGGCTTGTCGAACTGGACCTTTTGCCGCGAGGGCTGGTTGGCCAGCACGGCGTCGCCGTTTTGCTCAGGGGTTGGGCTGGGGGGGAGGCTGTTGATGCGAACCATGGGTTTGTGGGGTATTGGGTATCGGGTGTTGGGTGTTGGGTATCGAGTGAACGGTTGACAGGGTAAGGGGTGTCGGGTATCGGGTGAACGGTTGACGGTGCAAGGGGTGTCGGGTGAACGGTTGACGGGGTAAGGGGTGTCGGGTACTGGGTTTACTCTACGCCTGACACCTGACACCTGACACCTGACACCTGACACCCAACACCTGACACCTGACACCCAACACCCTCAAACGCCGCTGAGCTGCTGCTGGTAGAGGGTGAAGTAGCGGCCCTGGAGTTCCATCAGTTCGGTGTGGGTGCCTAGCTCGACGGCTGAGCCCTGCTCCATCACCAGGATCTGGTCGGCCTGCTGGATGGTGTTGAGCCGGTGGGTGATGAAGAACACCGTGCGGCCCTCAGCCCAGGCTTTCAGGTTCATGGAGACCTGGTGCTCGGTGTCGTAGTCGAGGGCGCTGGTGGCTTCATCTAAGATCAGCAGGCGGGGGTTTTGCAGAATGGTGCGGGCGATCGCAATCCGCTGCCGCTGCCCCCCCGAGAGGGTCGAGCCCCGCTCGCCGACGCGGGTGTTGTAGCCCAGAGGCAAATCCATAATGAAGTCGTGGCAGCAGGCGGTTTTAGCCGCCTCAATAATCACGCTGGGTTCGGCGTCGGGGTTGGTGAGCGAAATATTTTCCTGAATCGTGCCCTCAAACAGCAGGCTTTCCTGGGGCACAATGCCGATCTGCCGCCGCAGGGAGTGCAGCTCCACCTTGCTGATGTCGTAGTGGTCGATCAAAATGCGGCCCGACTCCAGCTCGTAGAGGCGGGGCAGCATCTTCATCAGCGTGCTCTTCCCCGAACCGCTCTGGCCTACGACGCCAATGAAAATTCCCGCTGGAAACTCCAGGCTGACGTTGGCCAGCTGCAATGGCCCCGAGGGGGCAAAGCGAAAGGCTACATTCTCGAAGGTGACCTGCCCGGTGATCTCGGGCATCGGGATCTGGTTGGCCTCGTCGGCCTCGGTCTCCTGGGGGTGGTCAATGATGTCCGACAGCCGCTCCAGGGACAGGGCCGTCTCCTGAAAGTTTTGCCACAGCTGGGCCAGGCGCAAAATCGGTGCGGTCACGTAGCCCGAAATAATCCGAAAGGCGATCAGCTGGCCCAGGGTGAGCTGCCCCTCTAGCACCAGGTAGGCTCCTACCCACAGCACCAGCAGAGCCGAGAGCTTGTTGAGAAAACTGCTGGCCGAGTTGGCAGTGGTGGAGGTGAGCACGGTGTTGAACCCGGCGCTGACGTATTCGGCGTAGCGCTCCTGCCACTTCCAGCGGGTGCGTAGCTCAATGTTTTGCGCCTTGACGGTCTGAATGCCCGACAGCGACTCGACTAAGAGCGACTGGGTTGAGGCGTTGCGCTCAGCTTTCACCCGCAGCTGCTTGCGCACAATCGGGGAGGCCAGTACCGTTACCAGCACAAACAGCGGGATGGTTGCCAGGGCCACCAGGGTCAGCACCCAGCTGTAGATGAACATCACCACGATGTACAACACTGAGAACACCGCGTCGAGCACCACCGTCAGCGCGGTGCCGGTGAGAAAGGAGCGGATATTCTCAAGCTCGTTGATGCGGCTGGAAAGCTCGCCCACGGGGCGTTTGTCGAAGTAGCGCAGGGGCAGCCGAAACAGGTGGTCAATAATCTCTGACCCCAGGGCCATATCGATGCGGTTGGTGGTATCGACGAACAGGTAGGTGCGCAAACTGGTGAGCAGGGCCTCAAAAATGGCCACCACCACCAGAAAGACCCCCAGCACTTGCAGGGTATCGACGCTGTTTTGCACAATTACCCGGTCGATGATGATCTGCACCATCAGCGGGTTGGCCAGGCCAAACAGCTGCACAAAGAATGAGGCCACAAACACCTCAATCAGCACCCAGCGGTACTTTTTGATGGAGGGCCAAAACCACTGAAGGCCAAATTTTTGCTGAGGGGTTTCGCGGGTGGGCTCCAGCAGCAGCACTTCGCCGCTCTCACCCCAGGTCTCGGCAAAGCTCGCGGGGGTACGGCGAATGACGCCCACCTCGGGGTCGCCCAGCACGTAGGCTTTCTCGCTGGTTTCGTAGACGACGGCAAAGCTCTCCTGCCAGCGGATCAGGCAGGGGGTATTGAGCCGACCAAAGGCTCCCACGGGCACGCGCACCAGCTGGGTTTTGAGGCCCATCATCTCGCTCACCGAGCCGCAGATCGGCAAAGAAAGCTGGCCCATGCGCTCGTGCTGGTTGGCCAAAATGCGGCGAATGACGTCTTTGCGAAAGGGCATGGAAAACAGCTGGCTGAGCATGTCGAAGCAGGCCAGCGCCCCATCGACTTCGCCCCGGCCTCGGGCAAAGGGATAGCTGCGGCTGGGGGTTTTCTCCAGCGCTGGGGAGGGTTGAGACCGGGACACCAGGTCGGCCTCGGTGGCGTAGGGAATGTTGTTGACATCGAGCACCTCCACGGTACGCGCTATGGCCTCCGATGCCTGGGCAGCGGGCTCGGGCAGGGTCTCGGCCAGCACCGCCGGGGTCAGGCCCAGCACCCGCGCCCCCTGGGGACTGAGCACCTCTACGGGGCGATCGAGGGCCAGGGTAGAGCCAACTGGAAGATTCAGCACCGTGCCGCCGCTGAGCACCCAGGTGAGGGCGCGATCGAGCTGATGCAGGGTGTTGGGGCCGGTGGGCAGGGTGACGATCGCCGATGCGTCACAGACAATCTGGGCCTTGGCCTTGAGATCGCCCACGTCGAGGGCGTGGGCCTTGGCGTGCTCGGCCACCAGGTCAAAGGCTTCGATCGCATAGGTGCGATCGCGCACCAGTCGGCCAAACTCCGGGTATTCATCCAGCAGCCCCAGAAACATGTAGGAGGGCAGGGTGAGAGCCAGCACCTCGCTGGAGGCAATCACCGTTTCGCACGGCACGCCCCGGATCAGGCTAATCACCCCCAGCATTTCACCCCGGCCAAACCGCCCCAGGGTCACCGGCTGCTGATTGCGCGGGTCGTAGCCCAAGAGCCGCGCCTGCCCCTCCAGCAGCACCACCACCTGCTGGGTCAGCACCTCCCGGCGCAGCAGCGGCTGCCCCACCCGGTACTTGTAGGGCTGGGCCGTTTGCAAAAGCTGCTGTAGGGCCTCAGTCGGCAGGCGATCGAAGGGCTCCAGCGACTGAAAAGTTTGCTGAATGGAAAGCGACGTTTGAGTCATAGCCAGGGGGACGCACGGTGGGGGCAGCCGGACAGCTCTAATACAGCTAAGCTGTTGAAGCAGGAGCGTAGTATTCACCAGGTTTAATCAATACGCTCGATGAACGATAGATAGATGCACTAAATCGATACACAACGTAATTTAAGTTCGGTATCTCCGTTTAGCGGCGGTCTGACGACTCGTCACCGCATGCCCCATCCTAGGGCCCCGGGCCTGCTCGAAAGATAACTTCAGGTTAATGGAGGCATGTTTTATCTTTAAAACCTCCATCGCAAACCAGCAGCCCGACACGGATACCCGGTTTAACCGGGGCCTGTGACACTTTTATTCCCTGCTGCTCGGCTTATCTGTTCTATAGAAAGCGCTGCTAGCCTCTATACGCAGACCCCCAATCGAATAGTTCAGCAGTTGCTATGCCCACGTTGATGTCTCCGTCTTCTGTGCCCCGCTGGTTGCAGGCTGGCACCCTGGCCCTCGGTCTCGGTCTGGTCGCCGGGTGCGAAAACTACCTTGCTACGGGCGATATCGTTACCACCGGTACCTACGAAGCCACCGCCACCGTCACCCAAACCTGGCGGGCCGAGTACGCCCGCAGCTTCGATCGCCGCCAGACCATTCATATGGAAACCTTTGGCTCCAACTCTCTGGTGAACCGCAACGGCGTACGCCCCGAGGGTGCCGCCACCGGCCCCGACGACAACGGTCTCTACTGGCCGCCCTTGCCCCCGCGCCCCACCGCCGATGAGCTAGAGGCCCGCAAGCGCGAGCCCATCGAGCAGCGCAGTGAACTGGGCTTGCAGAGAGATGTGGAGTACGCTCTCACCTTTGACTACAACGGTCAGCGGCGCACCCTGCCCACCACTCGCACCGTCTACCGTGAAGCCTCCCAGGCTTTTGCCGACCAGCAGGCCCTGGAAGTTACCTTTGGGCCTGGGGAGCAGAGCGTCGGGGCGGCGCGGCGGATTGCGAATTTTGATCGGTAAAGGAGTGGATGGGGAGGGAGTAGGGGGTGAGGGGTGGTTTATTTGGCCCGTTTCTAGGATGGGCATTGGCCACCCTAGAAACGGGCTTGTAAATGCTCATCTGAGCTATTCAACCCAAAAGACTGCCCCCAGCAGGTCATCAACTGCTGGGCTGAGGGGCCAGCGACTGGGGAAGGTGATCTTGGCGTAGTCTTCGCGCACTTCTGCCAGGGCGATCGCATAGGCGCTATCCAAAACCTCAGCAAAATGATCCCTCAGGCTGGGGGACTGTTCGAGTAGTAACAGCAGTTCTTTGCGCTGCTCGCGAATGGTGATTTCCCACCCTCGATTGTCGTAGGCACTGTCGATGTAAAGCCGCTTGAGCAAGTGGGCCAATAGGGTAACTAGATGACTTTTTAGCTCTTTTTTTCTGAGCGCCC from Nodosilinea sp. PGN35 harbors:
- a CDS encoding type I secretion system permease/ATPase yields the protein MTQTSLSIQQTFQSLEPFDRLPTEALQQLLQTAQPYKYRVGQPLLRREVLTQQVVVLLEGQARLLGYDPRNQQPVTLGRFGRGEMLGVISLIRGVPCETVIASSEVLALTLPSYMFLGLLDEYPEFGRLVRDRTYAIEAFDLVAEHAKAHALDVGDLKAKAQIVCDASAIVTLPTGPNTLHQLDRALTWVLSGGTVLNLPVGSTLALDRPVEVLSPQGARVLGLTPAVLAETLPEPAAQASEAIARTVEVLDVNNIPYATEADLVSRSQPSPALEKTPSRSYPFARGRGEVDGALACFDMLSQLFSMPFRKDVIRRILANQHERMGQLSLPICGSVSEMMGLKTQLVRVPVGAFGRLNTPCLIRWQESFAVVYETSEKAYVLGDPEVGVIRRTPASFAETWGESGEVLLLEPTRETPQQKFGLQWFWPSIKKYRWVLIEVFVASFFVQLFGLANPLMVQIIIDRVIVQNSVDTLQVLGVFLVVVAIFEALLTSLRTYLFVDTTNRIDMALGSEIIDHLFRLPLRYFDKRPVGELSSRINELENIRSFLTGTALTVVLDAVFSVLYIVVMFIYSWVLTLVALATIPLFVLVTVLASPIVRKQLRVKAERNASTQSLLVESLSGIQTVKAQNIELRTRWKWQERYAEYVSAGFNTVLTSTTANSASSFLNKLSALLVLWVGAYLVLEGQLTLGQLIAFRIISGYVTAPILRLAQLWQNFQETALSLERLSDIIDHPQETEADEANQIPMPEITGQVTFENVAFRFAPSGPLQLANVSLEFPAGIFIGVVGQSGSGKSTLMKMLPRLYELESGRILIDHYDISKVELHSLRRQIGIVPQESLLFEGTIQENISLTNPDAEPSVIIEAAKTACCHDFIMDLPLGYNTRVGERGSTLSGGQRQRIAIARTILQNPRLLILDEATSALDYDTEHQVSMNLKAWAEGRTVFFITHRLNTIQQADQILVMEQGSAVELGTHTELMELQGRYFTLYQQQLSGV
- a CDS encoding DNA-binding transcriptional regulator, which encodes MSIKPGSKYYRLFEHLQRCNQSVITLTFAEVEAVLNRPLPASARVKKNWWSNRDSASALQAIAWVSAGYQVQSVDLAQQEVTFQTFQAAYNVPRKDGEIEWTSRAIKALRAYKGLNQEQFASELGVRRETVSEWENSKYEPDRSKRKLLAMIAKQANFGNLETNS
- a CDS encoding LysR family transcriptional regulator, with the protein product MIHATLHQLKVFEATARHGSFTRAAEELYLTQPTVSIQVKQLTKAVGLPLFEQIGKRLYLTQAGQKLLETCQEIFDGLDQFEMAVSDLKGLKQGQLRLAVITTAKYFVPRLLGPFCQRFPGIDISLKVTNHQQIQERMTNNDDDLYIISTPPEQPDLKIYPFLENPLVVLGPQDHPLVGKPRSPISVLNGEQFIMREPGSGTRYAVQKLFAEHDIDVRVRLELGSNEAIKQAIAGGLGISVLSLHTIISEGTKGEFAILDVDHFPIDRHWYVAHLAGKQLSVVSQAFLSYLLEESHTLVENLLPGINRAPAAIAPNSAELLSKV
- a CDS encoding HlyD family type I secretion periplasmic adaptor subunit, producing MVRINSLPPSPTPEQNGDAVLANQPSRQKVQFDKPVILRQSPRWSRAVVWSLVGVTTFTLAWACLAKFEEAIPAQGKLEPKGMVQPVQAPVGGVVQAVLVSEGQAVEAGDPLLRFDPETTQAQLTSLETIRTRVREENAYYRSQLANQIEASAPVDIAPGLVQLTSNRAALVAENALYRAQLAGDATGESLPVAQRDRLRAATAELNSRLSIANLEVDQLRRQLTQTEAQLTNARDALRVNQNILERIQPLYEAGGIGEIQYLQQEQEVNNRQTEVNRLVEEAQRLGLGITQAQEQLRNTSIASQDELQQRIAANDNQIATIDSQLTKTVLENDNRLQELDSQIAQLQQTLTYQELRAPVSGTVFNLKANQAGYVANSTEPILEIVPSDALVARVFITNRDIGFVREGMNVDVRIDSFPYSEFGDVKGTLTQIGSDALPPDQINPNFRFPAEITLSDQLIAIDGQPVKLQSGMSLSANIKTRPRRVITIFSDLFVRKIDTIKTGG